The sequence CCCAACGGCGGCTACTTTGCCTTCGTGCGCATCGACGGCACCGGGAAAGGCTCCGATCCGCTGAAATACATCGATGACAATTCCCTGTCTGGCGTAATCTACCTCGACGCCTACGCTGTCAGCACCGGGGCGATGAAAACAGCGTACCTGGACAAAGCGAAGGCCTGCGCCAACTGGCTGATCAAAAGCGGCACTTGGGATACCACCTTCGACGGGGGTTTCTGGTGGAACACCGCCAAAACGGTGAAGCCAACCCAGTCCAACGGGCTGGCGATGCAGTTATTCACGCGGTTGTACATGATCACCGGCGAGTCGATTTACCGCGACTGGGCGACAAACGTTAACAACTGGTTGTCAACTAAATTATACGAAAGCAGCACCGGCCTGTTCGTCTGGCAGATTGATCAGTCGGGCAAGCGGTTCACCGAAAAATTCACCTACGACAACGCGATCATGGTCGAAGCGTTTCTGCTATACGGGGAAGCCATGAACGACCCGTCGTATCAGGTGAAGGCGCAGGCGCTGGGCAACGCCATGAACCGGACGCTGTGGGATAAAACGCATAACGTATACATTTTCAACACGAGCGACCGCCGAATCAGCCCCGCCTGGTGCGGGTGGGGGTCGCAGGCTATGATCAGGCTGTACGAATCGGATAAAAACGCGTCGTGGCTGGGCTACGCGCAGGGCAACATCGACGCCATTAACACGGTCCTGAGAGAGCCCAATTCAGGCGGTTATTACCAATTTGCCGGTCTGGACGGTGCCGGTCGATACACAAACATCGAAGGCGTCGACGTGGCCTGGATGCAGCGCCTGCAAGCCTTGCTCTCGACGTATCGATAACCCGTTAGAACAGCCTCCATTCAATTTATTCTGGAATGAAACTACGCAAAAGCATCCCTTTCCTCCCGTCGCTGCTCCTCATTGCCCTGCTGACGCCCTGCGCGGTAAACGGGCAAAACGTGCTCCGGTACGTCGATCCGAACATCGGCACGGCCCACAGCCGCTGGTTCTTCTACACGCCCGCCGCCGTACCCCACGGCATGGCCAAACTGGCGCCTTCGACCAATGGTCATTACGGCAACAATCAGGGCTGGGAAGCCGTGGGCTATGATACCCGGCACAATTCCATCGAAGGCTTTGTGCACTTTCACGAATGGCAGGTTGGGGGCGTAAGCTTCATGCCGACCACGGGTGAGCTGAAGGTTAAACCCGGTCTGCTTGACAACCCCACCAGCGGTTACCGGTCCAGATTCGATCGCAAAAACCAGGTGGCCGAACCAGGCTACTACAAAGTCCTGCTCGACGATTACCAGATCACCGCTGAGCTCACCGCGACCAGCCATGTCGGCTTCCACCGGTATACGTTCCCCAAAAACGACCAGTCGAGGGTGCTGTTAGACATTGGCAACGTGCAGGGTGAAAGTGGCGAAGTGCGGACCGCAGCCATCCGGATGACCGACGATACGCACTTCGAAGGTTCTGTTACCACGTACCCAAAATACGTAAGGACCTACGATGCGAACGGGCAGGTGTCGATGTACATCTGGGGGGAAGTGAGCAAAAAACCACGGTCGGTCGGGGCGTTTTCAGACAGCGGTATTCGCCCCAACAGCCGCGAAGCAACCGGAAAGGGAGCCGGGCTTTTTCTGGACTACGCCACTAATGCTAACGAAGCCATTGAGTTGAAAGTGGGGCTCTCGTACACCTCGATCGCCAATGCAAAAGCAAATTTTGAGGCCGAAGCGTCGGGATTGACGTTTGAAAAAGCCAGAAAACAGGCCCAGCAAACGTGGCAAACCGAACTAGGAAAGTTAACTGTGGAGGGCAACGAAGCCAGTAAGGTCAAATTCTACACGGGACTGTTCCATGCGCTGTTGGGTCGTGGCATCGCCAACGACGTGAACGGCTCTTACCCCCGGCACGATGGGGGCATTGGTCAGTTACCCCGCGACAAAAACGGAAAATTCAGCTATAATTTTTACAACACGGATGCCATCTGGGGCGCCTATTGGAACCTGACGCAGTTGTGGGCGCTGTCGTATCCGGAGCGATATACCGATTTTGTGCAGACCCAACTGGCGGTTTACAAAGAGCGCGGTTGGTTTGGCGATGGCATTGCCAACAGCAACTTCGTCTCGGGCGTCGGCACCAATTTTGTCGGGCTGGCCATTGCCGGGGCGTATCAGGCAGGCATACGGGATTACGATACCAATCTGGCGTATCAGGCCATCCGGGCCAACGAACGCAACGGACGCAACCGCCCCGTGGGTTCGGGCAAACTGGACGTAGAGGCCTTTGTGAAACGTGGGTACGTTCCCTACCTCGACGAAGATAAAACCGATTCGACGGGTTCGCACTTTGCCGCCTCCCACACGCTGGAGTACAGTTTCAGCGCGTTCGCCGCCGCCCAACTGGCCAAAGCGATGGGCAAACAGCCCGACTATCAGCAATTCCTGAAGGCCTCCAACGGTTGGAAGTTGCTGTATGAACCAGGTCAAAAACTGGTCCGGCCCAAAAAGGCGGATGGCACGTTCATCAGTAAGTTCGATCCGTACGAACCCTGGCGCGGTTTTCAGGAAGGCAATGCCGTGCAATACACCTTTTTCGTGCCACAGAATCCCAAGGCGCTGATCGAAGCCATCGGCGAAACCACGTTCAATAACCGCCTCGACAGCATCTTCACGGCAGCGCAGAAAAATGGCTTCGGCGGCGGCAAAGAGATCGATGCCTTTGCTGGCATCAAGTCGATTTATAACCACGGCAATCAGCCTAACCTGCACATCAGCTGGCTCTTCAACTTCTCGAAAAAGCCGTGGCTTACCCAAAAATGGACGCGTGCCATCTGCGACGAGTTCTACGGCACCGAACCCATCCACGGCTACGGTTACGGGCAGGATGAAGACCAGGGACAGTTGGGATCTTGGTACGTGATGGCCGCCCTTGGCCTGTTCGACGTGAAAGGATTTACCGATCTACGACCAATTGTCGAGTTGGGAAGTCCCGTCTTCGACAAGGCCACCATTCGATTAGGCGATGGCAAACAGCTTCGGATTGAAGCCAAAAACAACTCGGCCCAGAACGTGTACGTGCAGTCGGCGACCTTCAACGGAAAACCCCTGACGAACTGCTGGCTCTACCGCGATGAACTGATGAAGGGTGGCAAACTCACCTTCGTGATGGGGAGCCAGCCCAATACGAACTGGGGGATTCAAACGCCCCCGCCTTCGGCCCAATAAGGGTCGCGTTACAGGCGATTATGCTCAACAAACCAGGAATGACCTATGATTTTGAGTCAAATATGGGCCAGGTACGTTGCCGGGCTGTCGGTAATCAGCGGGCTTTTCGTGTGTCAGGCGGCGGTAGGGCAATCGCCTAAACCGTCGGCTGTTTACCTGAGCCGGGCGCGGGAAGCGTACGCTAACGTATGGAACCGGTACCGGGTACCTGCCTACACGCTGTTCTCTGAAAACTACCCGTCGAATCACGCCGATTCGCTGACCTACATGCAGGGTGGTGGCGTCAAGGAGAAGGCGGTGAGTTTTCTGTGGCCCTTTTCGGGCCTGTTCTCCGCGACCAACGTGTTGCTGAAAACGCCATCGGAACGTAAACAGCAATTATTTTATCTGGACAGTCTGGTAGCCGGTATGGAGAAATACCGCGACACCAGCCGTTCGCCCGTTGGCTATCAGGCCTATCCGGTTCAGTTCGAAAAAGCAGACCGGTATTACGATGACAACGGGCTGGTGGGTATCGACTACATGGAAGCGTACCTGAACACCCGGAACCCACTGTACCTAACGCGGGCAAAAGCCGTTTTTGCGTTCATTCTGAGTGGGTGGGACGACGAGCTGGGTGGTGGAGTCACCTGGCTGGAGGGGCATCGTGATCAGAAGCCGGCCTGTTCCAACGGCATGGCTACCCTTACGGCGCTAAAGCTGTATCAGGGCACAAAAGACCCATATTACCTTAAGTGGGGCCAGCAGTTTTACAACTGGATGCACGCCAACCTGCTTGATTCGACCGGCGTGTATGCTAATGACCGCAAAGCGACGGGGGCGGTGAACCGGGTTTTCTACACGTATAACTCCGGCTCCATGCTCGAAGCGGCGGTGCTGCTGTACCAGTTTACCGGCGATAAGCAGTACCTCAAACAGGCCGAACAGCTGGCCCGAGACACGTTTGTTCACTTCGACAAGCGGCCGCATCCGGCTCCAATGGCTATCCAGATCGACCTACCCTGGTTTGTTACCGTGCTCTTCAGAGGCTACGACGCGCTGTACCGGGTCAATGGCGATTACCAATACGTGGCCAAGATCAACGAAAGTCTGGATTACGCCTGGCAGCATTCCCGCGATCAATACGGCTTGGTCACCCATAGCTGGATGCCCGATCCCAAGGAACTGGCGAAACCCAAATGGTTGCTGGATCAGGCGTGCATCGCCGAACTGTATGCGCGGCTAAGTCTGCTCGAAAAAGAACGAGAAACAAAACGATAAGCCCACATGGAAGAAAAAGCGACCATCGCCATCGACCTGGGAGGAACCCGTATCAAACTGGGGCTGGTCAGAGCCGGTACCGTTCTGTTGACGAGCCAGATGGAGTCGCAGTCGGGTCAGGGTTTGCAGGCCCGGCTACCCCAGCTTGAAACCGCCATCAACGCCATGCTGGCCCAGGCCCGCCTGACGGCCGCTGATCTGAGCGGCATCGGCATCGCCATACCGGGCATTGTTGACCCCATTAACAAACGCGTGCTGACGATCAACGGCAAATACAGCGATGCGCCTAACCTCGACCTGCCCGCCTGGGCCCACGAAACCTGGGGTTTACCGCTGTACCTGGAAAATGATACCCGCGCGGCCCTGCTCGGCGAATGGCAACACGGCAGCGGCCGGGGCTACGACAACGTCGTGCTGATGACGCTCGGTACCGGCATCGGCACATCGGCGGTGATCGAGGGTCGACTGCTGCGCGGCAGGCATTTTCAGGCGGGCATCCTGGGTGGGCACGTCGTCATCAACACCCAGGGTAACCAATGCAACTGCGGCACCGTTGGCTGCGCCGAGGCTGAAGCGTCGACCTGGAGCCTGAACGAGCGGGCGACGGCGCATGCAACGTACCCACAGAGTTTACTTTGCGGGTACGATACCGTTGATTACGAAGCCGTTTTTCGTTGTGCTCAGCAGGGTGATGCACTGGCTACCACCCTGCGCAACGACAGCATTGCCGTGTGGGCCGCCTGCGCCTACAACCTGGTGCAGGCGTACGACCCGGAAGTGCTCATCCTGGGCGGAGGCGTGATGGCCAGCCGCGACGCCATTATCCCCCCGATTCAGGAGCGACTGAATCAAAACGCCTGGGCAACCTGGGGCCATGTGGCCGTTGTGCCGGGCACCTTATCCGACTCCGCAGCCCTGCTGGGTGTCGCCACGTTAGCATACAACCTCCATATATGAACGTTTTAACACCATCAATCTTCGACAAATTTCCCAGCATTCCGGTAGAAGGGGAAACCTGCACGACGGGTTGGGAGCCGATCGTTTCCCTCCTTCGGGGCCGCATCCGGTCGATGAATCAAGCCAAAACCGTCGTGGCCGTCGATACGTACCTGGGCGTGTATACCGACGAGGTCGTCACGGGCCTACGCGCCCTGTCGGACCAGCTAACCGTCGTCGACACAAGTCAGGCCCTGCGCAGTCCAGCCGAAATCAATGACCTGATCAATGATTTCGTCACGGATGATCCGGTGTTTGGGTACGTATGTCCGTATGAGTTGCCGACCTTTTTCGACGAAGCTAAACTGACGGCGTGCCAACAAACGATTCAGGCAGTTACGGAAGGCGTGGTGCTGCTTATTGGCGCGGGGGCTGCGTTGTTTGTCGACCAGCCCGATCTGCTGCTGTACGCAGATATGCCCCGGTGGGAGATCCAGCTTCGGTTCCGGAAAAATCGGGCAGGTAATCTAGGGGCTTATAACGCCGACGCCCTGTTTGCCTACCAGTACAAACGGGCTTTCTACGTGGACTGGAAAGTGCTGGATCGCCACAAAAAGCAGTACATGGAGCGCTGGGATTATATGGTGGACACGACCCTGGAAGGAACACCCAAACTGATCAGCGGCACGGCCCTGCGCAAAGCCATGGCACTCACCGTTCAGCGACCTTTCCGGGTGGTTCCTTTCTTTGATCCGGGCCCGTGGGGTGGTCAGTGGCTGAAAGAAGTCTGCGACCTGGACCGGTCGGCGGTAAACTACGCCTGGGGGTTCGATTGCGTGCCCGAAGAGAATAGCCTGCTCTACCAATTTGATGGCGAAACGGTTGAAATTCCGTCGATCGACGTGGTCTTCAGCCACCCTGTCGAACTGCTGGGCGAAGCCGTGTTTAATGCGTTTGGCGCCGAATTTCCGATCCGATTTGACTTTCTGGACACCATTGAGGGGGGCAACCTTAGTTTACAGGTGCACCCCCTGCACGAGTACATGCGGGAGAAGTTCGGTATGGGCTATACCCAGAATGAGAGCTATTATTTCCTGGAAGCCAAAGAAGACGCCTGCGTGTATCTGGGCCTGAAAGAAGGCATCAGTCCAAACGCGATGATCGGTGATCTGGAAAAGGCGCAGCACGGCGGCATTGATTTCGACGCCGAAAAGTACGTTGAGAAATGGCCGATCAAGAAGCACGACCATGCCTTGATTCCCGCCGGGACGGTTCACTGTTCGGGGGCCAATAGCGTTGTGCTCGAAATCAGCGCGACACCCTTCAACTTCACCTTCAAACTCTGGGATTGGGGCCGAACGGGACTAGACGGACAGCCCCGACCGATCTCTCTTGAACACGGCAAAAACAACATCCAGTGGGATCGGACGACCGGCTGGACAAAGGCTAACCTGCTCAATCAGATTGAAGAGATTGGCCACGGTGATGGCTGGCGGGAAGAGCGGACGGGACTGGATGCCGATTCGTTCATCGAAACCCGACGGCACTGGTTTTCATCGTCGGTCACGCACCACACGCAGGGCGTGGTGAATGTCATTAACCTGATTGAAGGCGATGAAGCCGTCGTTGAAAGCCCGACGGGGGCGTTTGCGCCCTTTGTGGTTCACTATGCCGAGACGTTCATCGTACCGGCCGCGGTGGGTGCCTACACGATCCGGCCGTTTGGCGGAAGCGAGGGCCAGACGATAGGTACGTTGAAAGCTTATATACGAACGGAAAAGCTGAACGACCAGACGCTCAAGTAAGGCGTAGACAGAGCGCGATCTGTAGCTATTGACCACTGAAACACCATCCACGCGGCAGCGGAGGAGGCAATTACGGGTCTGTAGCTACGGATCGTTTTTTGTTTCTCGTTCGGGCAGCCTACCCTAAGTAGTACTGCCCATGACCGTGTGGCGACGATGGGCCGCCACAAATCTTTTTGGGGGCTTGCAACGGCCCGTTGGGGAGCGACGTAATCTAAGGCAAAACGTATGATGAAAACCATGAAAACGATTAGCCTTGCCAGTTTGATTGCCCTCGTTGGCCTGTTTGTGTGGGGATGTAACCCCTCGCAGAACGTCACGCCCGATGATTCGCTATCGGCCGCCCGCGCGGGTGCCGACACCACCGGCTTCTTCTGTAAAAGCAAGCTGACCAAGATTGCCACGACCGACTTACCCGCCGCCGTAACGAGCTACATTGCGGCTACCTACGCCGGGGCCACTGTCGACTACGCGGCGAAAGACGATACCGGAAACTTCCTGGTGGGTATTACGCAAAATGGCACGCGCAAGAGTCTGCTCTTCAATGCCGATGGGTCGTTCAACAAAGAGTTTACGCACCGGGGCGGCGGTCCGGGTGGTCCCAAAGGGCCGGGTCATAGTCGTGACAGCATCACGCAGGTGGCCATCACCGATCTGCCCGCCGCTATTACCACCTACATCACGGCCAATTATGCCGGGGCCACGATCAACGTAGCCGCCAAAGATGCCAACCGTGGGTACGTGGTGATGATCACGCAGAACGACGTGAAGAAAGCGTTGCTGTTTAACCTGGATGGCTCGTTCAACCAGGAGGTTGTCCGCAAAATCAAGATGGATTACAGCATTGTCGCTGCCAGCACACTGCCCGCCAATGTGACGAGCTACATCACGACCAACTACGCCGGATCGAGCGTGAAGCTAGCCGCCAAGAGCACGTCGGGCGCGTACAAGGTATTTATCCAGACGAGCACCGGCAAGCTGATCGAACTGTCGTTTGCCGCCGACGGCACATTTGTACAGGCCCGCCCCGGTCGCCGCTAGTCCGCCATTAACCTAAAAGCCAGTCTCCCCACAAGGAGCCAGCGATCAGCCGATTGCGGGTTCCTTGTGGGGAGACTGGCTTTTAGGTTAGACATAATGGGTCGATTCGTAGTTATCTTGCTACTAGCCTTTCGCTCGATCCGATGAACCGCGTCGCCCCCGTAACCATACAGAAAATAAAGGCTTCCGCCGTAGGCGAGCCCCAACCCGATTTGCTGGCCGTGGAAGAGCCCATGGAAATCCGGCTGGGCTTTGGCGACGTGACCAACCGGCAGCAGCGTAGCCTCTCGGTCACGATGCGCACGCCGGGCCACGATTTCGAACTGGCACTGGGCTTTCTGCTGACCGAAGGCCTTATTCAAACACGGGAACAGGTGCACAGCCTGCGTCATTGCACCGATCTGGGTCGGCAGCAAGTCCTCGGCAACATCGTCCGGGTGGAGCTTCAACCCGACGTACCGGTCGAGCTGGGTACGTTGGCCCGAAATTTTTACACCACTTCCAGTTGCGGCGTTTGCGGCAAAGCATCCATCGACGCCGTGCGAAATACGGGCTGCCCCCTGCTGCCCGCGGTTCAGCCATTTGTAGCCGCCGACCTGATCCATCAATTGCCCGATCAGTTGCGGGCCGCGCAGGCTGTCTTCGACCACACGGGCGGGCTCCACGCGGCGGCGCTGTTCGACCGATCCGGTATGTTGCGCCTGCTGCGCGAAGACGTGGGGCGGCACAACGCGCTCGACAAAGTGATCGGCGCGTCCCTGCAACAGGGCCTGCTTCCCCTGCATGATTCGGTACTCTTGCTCAGCGGTCGCATTAGTTTCGAACTGGTGCAGAAAGCGCTCATGGCCGGTATCCCGCTGGTGGCGGCGGTGGGAGCCCCGTCGAGTCTGGCCGTGCAGATGGCCGACGAGGTGGGCATGACGCTGCTGGGCTTCGTGCGCAACGGGTCGTTCAACAGCTACACCCATCCCGGCCGACTTACCCTGCCCGAAACGGCGGCATCAACACTCAGTTACTCAACGTCGGCCTAGCGCCGCCCCCCTTTTCTATGAATGACGCATCCAACAGCCCTAATACTTCTGGCAACGTACCCGGCCAGACACCCGATCAGCAGCCCAACGAGGCGCCCCCCCAGGCGGGACAGCCTTCGCCCGACAATAACTACGATCCGCACGGCCGAACCGACGCGGACAAACGCGTTTTTTCAGCCCCCACTACCACCATGTCACAAGCCAACGAGGCCATTCTGGCCCAACCGCCCCTCACCTTCACCGGCCTGAAACTCGGCGAGCCCTATCAGGTAGCCGCTGGCCTGACGGCCGTGCTCAAATCGGCCCAGTATAGCTGGGGCTGGGACGGCGTTGGCCGGGGCACCAAAGCGCTGCTGAACCTAAATCAGAAAGACGGCTTCGACTGCTCGTCCTGCGCCTGGCCCGACCCCGACGGGCACCGGTCGGTAGCCGAATTTTGCGAAAACGGGGCTAAGGCTACGGCCTCCGATGCTGATACCCGCCGCGCCGACCCCGATTTTTTCGCCAAACACAGCCTCGTCGACCTGTCGAACATGACCGACCGCGACCTGAACAACTCGGGGCGGCTTACGCACCCGCTGGTGCGGCGACCCGGCGATACGCACTACCGCCAGATTGAGTGGACCGAAGCTTTTCAGCTGGTCGCCAGCGAGTTGAACGCACTCCCCTCGCCCGACGAAGCGGTGTTTTACACCTCGGGAAAAGTGCCCAACGAGCCCGCCTACCTGTTCCAGTTGTTTGTGCGGCAGTTTGGTACCAACAACCTGCCCGACTGTTCCAACATGTGCCACGAAAGCTCGGGTTCGGCCCTCAGCCCGACGCTGGGGCTGGGCAAAGGGTCGGTGACGCTCGACGACATTCACGAGGCTGAGGTGATCCTGATTATGGGCCAGAACCCCGGCACCAACCACCCCCGGATGCTGACGGCCCTGCAAATCGCCAAGAAGAAAGGGGCTAAGATCATCGCGCTGAATCCCCTGCACGAAACCGGCCTGAGCCACTTCAAGAACCCGCAGGATTTCATGAACCCGATCAAGGCCGTGGGTACGTTGCTGGGCCGGGGCACGCCCATCGCCGATCTGTATTTACAGGTACGTATCAACGGTGATCTGGCGGCACTGCGGGGCATTATGAAACACCTACTCGAGGCCGATGCGGCCGCGCCGGGGTCGGTGATCGACCATGCGTTCATTGAGGAATACACCGACCATTACGACGACTTCGTGACAACCATCCGGCAAACAAGTTGGGCGGACATCGAGGCGATCAGCGGGCTCACCAAAGCGCAGTTGAAAGAAGCCGCCGACCTCATCGGGCCGAAGAAAAAATACGTCACCTGCTGGGCAATGGGCATCACGCAGCACAAAAACGGGGTGATGTGCATTCAGGAAATCGTGAACCTGCACCTGATGAAAGGGGCAATCGGCATTCCCGGCGCGGGTACGTGTCCGGTGCGTGGCCATTCTAACGTGCAGGGCGACCGCACGATGGGTATCTGGGAACGGCCCGAAGCGGCCTTTCTCGACAGCCTGAAAAAAGAATTCAACTTTGAGCCGCCCCGCGAACACGGCCTCGACACCGTCGATTCGATCAAGGCGATGCACGAAGGCAAAACGAAGGTGTTCTTCAGCCTCGGCGGCAACCTGCTGGCGGCAGGACCCGACACGGAGTTTGTGGCCGAGGCGATGCGCAAACAGAGCCTGACGGTGTTTGTGAGCACAAAGCTGAACCGGGGCCACCTCACCACGGGGCGCACCTCGCTTATTCTGCCCTGCCTGACCCACGTCGACATCGACCGGCAAACATCAGGGCAGCAGTTTACGTCCTGCGAAAACTCGATGGGCGTTGTCAGCCAGAACAAAGGCGTGCTGGAACCGCTGGATGGCCAGATGCTCAGCGAAGTAGCCATCATTTCGGGCGTTGCCATCGCCACGCTGGGCAGCCGCAGCACCGCCGACTGGGTGGGGTTCACCGAGAATTACGACACCATCCGCGACAGCGTGGCCCGCGTGATTCCCG comes from Fibrella aestuarina BUZ 2 and encodes:
- a CDS encoding class I mannose-6-phosphate isomerase codes for the protein MNVLTPSIFDKFPSIPVEGETCTTGWEPIVSLLRGRIRSMNQAKTVVAVDTYLGVYTDEVVTGLRALSDQLTVVDTSQALRSPAEINDLINDFVTDDPVFGYVCPYELPTFFDEAKLTACQQTIQAVTEGVVLLIGAGAALFVDQPDLLLYADMPRWEIQLRFRKNRAGNLGAYNADALFAYQYKRAFYVDWKVLDRHKKQYMERWDYMVDTTLEGTPKLISGTALRKAMALTVQRPFRVVPFFDPGPWGGQWLKEVCDLDRSAVNYAWGFDCVPEENSLLYQFDGETVEIPSIDVVFSHPVELLGEAVFNAFGAEFPIRFDFLDTIEGGNLSLQVHPLHEYMREKFGMGYTQNESYYFLEAKEDACVYLGLKEGISPNAMIGDLEKAQHGGIDFDAEKYVEKWPIKKHDHALIPAGTVHCSGANSVVLEISATPFNFTFKLWDWGRTGLDGQPRPISLEHGKNNIQWDRTTGWTKANLLNQIEEIGHGDGWREERTGLDADSFIETRRHWFSSSVTHHTQGVVNVINLIEGDEAVVESPTGAFAPFVVHYAETFIVPAAVGAYTIRPFGGSEGQTIGTLKAYIRTEKLNDQTLK
- a CDS encoding glycoside hydrolase family 76 protein — protein: MILSQIWARYVAGLSVISGLFVCQAAVGQSPKPSAVYLSRAREAYANVWNRYRVPAYTLFSENYPSNHADSLTYMQGGGVKEKAVSFLWPFSGLFSATNVLLKTPSERKQQLFYLDSLVAGMEKYRDTSRSPVGYQAYPVQFEKADRYYDDNGLVGIDYMEAYLNTRNPLYLTRAKAVFAFILSGWDDELGGGVTWLEGHRDQKPACSNGMATLTALKLYQGTKDPYYLKWGQQFYNWMHANLLDSTGVYANDRKATGAVNRVFYTYNSGSMLEAAVLLYQFTGDKQYLKQAEQLARDTFVHFDKRPHPAPMAIQIDLPWFVTVLFRGYDALYRVNGDYQYVAKINESLDYAWQHSRDQYGLVTHSWMPDPKELAKPKWLLDQACIAELYARLSLLEKERETKR
- a CDS encoding glycoside hydrolase family 76 protein, with translation MNRFLFTGLSLAVVVTLLSACEDKQQPDPIAGPDTTKPNVPSPTVSRYLTAARKTHDYVLANLLTPYKSYRVNATTDPNSAFEWYNVSQIYADAAMVKRGDTTYATYMNDSFNWMSHFWDDASPNGGYFAFVRIDGTGKGSDPLKYIDDNSLSGVIYLDAYAVSTGAMKTAYLDKAKACANWLIKSGTWDTTFDGGFWWNTAKTVKPTQSNGLAMQLFTRLYMITGESIYRDWATNVNNWLSTKLYESSTGLFVWQIDQSGKRFTEKFTYDNAIMVEAFLLYGEAMNDPSYQVKAQALGNAMNRTLWDKTHNVYIFNTSDRRISPAWCGWGSQAMIRLYESDKNASWLGYAQGNIDAINTVLREPNSGGYYQFAGLDGAGRYTNIEGVDVAWMQRLQALLSTYR
- a CDS encoding PepSY-like domain-containing protein; protein product: MKTISLASLIALVGLFVWGCNPSQNVTPDDSLSAARAGADTTGFFCKSKLTKIATTDLPAAVTSYIAATYAGATVDYAAKDDTGNFLVGITQNGTRKSLLFNADGSFNKEFTHRGGGPGGPKGPGHSRDSITQVAITDLPAAITTYITANYAGATINVAAKDANRGYVVMITQNDVKKALLFNLDGSFNQEVVRKIKMDYSIVAASTLPANVTSYITTNYAGSSVKLAAKSTSGAYKVFIQTSTGKLIELSFAADGTFVQARPGRR
- the fdhD gene encoding formate dehydrogenase accessory sulfurtransferase FdhD produces the protein MNRVAPVTIQKIKASAVGEPQPDLLAVEEPMEIRLGFGDVTNRQQRSLSVTMRTPGHDFELALGFLLTEGLIQTREQVHSLRHCTDLGRQQVLGNIVRVELQPDVPVELGTLARNFYTTSSCGVCGKASIDAVRNTGCPLLPAVQPFVAADLIHQLPDQLRAAQAVFDHTGGLHAAALFDRSGMLRLLREDVGRHNALDKVIGASLQQGLLPLHDSVLLLSGRISFELVQKALMAGIPLVAAVGAPSSLAVQMADEVGMTLLGFVRNGSFNSYTHPGRLTLPETAASTLSYSTSA
- a CDS encoding ROK family protein, coding for MEEKATIAIDLGGTRIKLGLVRAGTVLLTSQMESQSGQGLQARLPQLETAINAMLAQARLTAADLSGIGIAIPGIVDPINKRVLTINGKYSDAPNLDLPAWAHETWGLPLYLENDTRAALLGEWQHGSGRGYDNVVLMTLGTGIGTSAVIEGRLLRGRHFQAGILGGHVVINTQGNQCNCGTVGCAEAEASTWSLNERATAHATYPQSLLCGYDTVDYEAVFRCAQQGDALATTLRNDSIAVWAACAYNLVQAYDPEVLILGGGVMASRDAIIPPIQERLNQNAWATWGHVAVVPGTLSDSAALLGVATLAYNLHI
- a CDS encoding FdhF/YdeP family oxidoreductase: MNDASNSPNTSGNVPGQTPDQQPNEAPPQAGQPSPDNNYDPHGRTDADKRVFSAPTTTMSQANEAILAQPPLTFTGLKLGEPYQVAAGLTAVLKSAQYSWGWDGVGRGTKALLNLNQKDGFDCSSCAWPDPDGHRSVAEFCENGAKATASDADTRRADPDFFAKHSLVDLSNMTDRDLNNSGRLTHPLVRRPGDTHYRQIEWTEAFQLVASELNALPSPDEAVFYTSGKVPNEPAYLFQLFVRQFGTNNLPDCSNMCHESSGSALSPTLGLGKGSVTLDDIHEAEVILIMGQNPGTNHPRMLTALQIAKKKGAKIIALNPLHETGLSHFKNPQDFMNPIKAVGTLLGRGTPIADLYLQVRINGDLAALRGIMKHLLEADAAAPGSVIDHAFIEEYTDHYDDFVTTIRQTSWADIEAISGLTKAQLKEAADLIGPKKKYVTCWAMGITQHKNGVMCIQEIVNLHLMKGAIGIPGAGTCPVRGHSNVQGDRTMGIWERPEAAFLDSLKKEFNFEPPREHGLDTVDSIKAMHEGKTKVFFSLGGNLLAAGPDTEFVAEAMRKQSLTVFVSTKLNRGHLTTGRTSLILPCLTHVDIDRQTSGQQFTSCENSMGVVSQNKGVLEPLDGQMLSEVAIISGVAIATLGSRSTADWVGFTENYDTIRDSVARVIPGFEEFNRKIRQPGGFYLPNGPRERKFTTETGKANFSVTQLEPHRLEPGQLVLMSIRSHDQFNTTIYDYNDRYRGVYNERRVIFLNPDDMKTLGIAEQELVNITSHFEGQQRHLAKFVAIPYAIPKGNAAAYYPEVNPLVPVGSVADVSNTPTSKFVVITLTPTREMYPSANFTSA
- a CDS encoding GH92 family glycosyl hydrolase gives rise to the protein MKLRKSIPFLPSLLLIALLTPCAVNGQNVLRYVDPNIGTAHSRWFFYTPAAVPHGMAKLAPSTNGHYGNNQGWEAVGYDTRHNSIEGFVHFHEWQVGGVSFMPTTGELKVKPGLLDNPTSGYRSRFDRKNQVAEPGYYKVLLDDYQITAELTATSHVGFHRYTFPKNDQSRVLLDIGNVQGESGEVRTAAIRMTDDTHFEGSVTTYPKYVRTYDANGQVSMYIWGEVSKKPRSVGAFSDSGIRPNSREATGKGAGLFLDYATNANEAIELKVGLSYTSIANAKANFEAEASGLTFEKARKQAQQTWQTELGKLTVEGNEASKVKFYTGLFHALLGRGIANDVNGSYPRHDGGIGQLPRDKNGKFSYNFYNTDAIWGAYWNLTQLWALSYPERYTDFVQTQLAVYKERGWFGDGIANSNFVSGVGTNFVGLAIAGAYQAGIRDYDTNLAYQAIRANERNGRNRPVGSGKLDVEAFVKRGYVPYLDEDKTDSTGSHFAASHTLEYSFSAFAAAQLAKAMGKQPDYQQFLKASNGWKLLYEPGQKLVRPKKADGTFISKFDPYEPWRGFQEGNAVQYTFFVPQNPKALIEAIGETTFNNRLDSIFTAAQKNGFGGGKEIDAFAGIKSIYNHGNQPNLHISWLFNFSKKPWLTQKWTRAICDEFYGTEPIHGYGYGQDEDQGQLGSWYVMAALGLFDVKGFTDLRPIVELGSPVFDKATIRLGDGKQLRIEAKNNSAQNVYVQSATFNGKPLTNCWLYRDELMKGGKLTFVMGSQPNTNWGIQTPPPSAQ